From the genome of Thermotoga sp. Mc24:
AGTACGGTTGTCACCTGCCCCACACCCCCTGGAACGGGTGTCACTCTGGCGATCTCTTCAACCGATGGATCGACATCTCCCTGGAGTTTTCCATCCACGTAGTTTATTCCCACGTCTATCACAATAGCTCCTTCTTTTACCATGTTCTTTTTCAAAAAGTTCGCTCTACCGACGGCTACCACCACAATGTCGCTGTTTTTCGTTATTTCTTCGAGATTCACCGTTCTGGAGTGACAAACCGTGACGGTCGCGTCCCTTCCTTTCTTCAAGAGCATCAGGGCGAGTGGTTTTCCCACGGTGACACTCCTTCCAACAACGGTTACTCTTTTTCCGGAGAGGCTTACCTCTCTTTCCAGTATTCTCACAGTAGCTTCGGCAGTGCACGGTGGAAAGAGCTCTTCATCGTAAAGAAGAAGTCCGAGATTAGCAGGATTCACACCTTCAACGTCTTTCTCAACGGGAACATAGGAAAGGATTTCCCTTTCGTCGAGACCTGGAGGAAAAGGTCTTGCGACGAAGACTCCGTTCACACTTTCGTCTGATTCGAGTTTCTTCAGAGTGGAAACTATATCCTCAGGAGAAACGTTCAGAAT
Proteins encoded in this window:
- a CDS encoding bifunctional 5,10-methylenetetrahydrofolate dehydrogenase/5,10-methenyltetrahydrofolate cyclohydrolase; this translates as MWIDCKTIAQSIEERTKERIEKLGFTPKLVSVVCTDDPSTLSYLKSQRKKAEKLGIAFEILNVSPEDIVSTLKKLESDESVNGVFVARPFPPGLDEREILSYVPVEKDVEGVNPANLGLLLYDEELFPPCTAEATVRILEREVSLSGKRVTVVGRSVTVGKPLALMLLKKGRDATVTVCHSRTVNLEEITKNSDIVVVAVGRANFLKKNMVKEGAIVIDVGINYVDGKLQGDVDPSVEEIARVTPVPGGVGQVTTVLLFEHVVRAAERQMK